A portion of the Streptomyces erythrochromogenes genome contains these proteins:
- the glmS gene encoding glutamine--fructose-6-phosphate transaminase (isomerizing) produces MCGIVGYVGAQSALDVVIAGLKRLEYRGYDSAGVAVLADGSLAAAKKAGKLVNLEKELVAHPLPAGSTGLGHTRWATHGGPTDVNAHPHLDNSGRVAVVHNGIIENFAALRAELAERGHRLESETDTEVVAHLLAEQFSATGDLAEAMRQVCRRLEGAFTLVAVHADEPDVVVGARRNSPLVVGVGEGENFLASDVAAFIAHTRSAIELGQDQVVELRREGVTVTNFDGSVASVRAYHVDWDASAAEKGGYDYFMLKEIAEQPKAVADTLLGRIDGSGSLSLDEVRIPVSVLREVDKVVIVACGTAYHAGMIAKLAIEHWTRIPCETELASEFRYRDPILDQRTLVVAISQSGETMDTLMALRHAREQGAKVLAICNTNGSTIPRESDAVLYTHAGPEVAVASTKAFLTQLVACYLVALYLGQVRGTKWGDEIEAVIRELSDIAAAVDTVLETMEPVRELARSLADKDTVLFLGRHVGYPVALEGALKLKELAYMHAEGFAAGELKHGPIALIEKDLPVVVVVPSPRGRSVLHDKIVSNIQEIRARGARTIVIAEEGDEAVVPYADHLIRIPATPTLLQPLVATVPLQVFACELATARGNEVDQPRNLAKSVTVE; encoded by the coding sequence ATGTGCGGAATTGTGGGTTACGTGGGAGCGCAGTCTGCGCTCGATGTGGTCATCGCCGGACTCAAGCGACTGGAGTACCGCGGCTACGACTCGGCAGGGGTCGCCGTACTCGCAGACGGCAGCCTGGCCGCCGCCAAGAAGGCCGGCAAGCTCGTCAATCTGGAGAAGGAACTGGTCGCGCACCCGCTGCCGGCCGGTTCCACGGGACTCGGGCACACCCGGTGGGCGACCCACGGCGGGCCCACCGACGTCAACGCCCACCCGCACCTCGACAATTCGGGGCGCGTGGCCGTCGTCCACAACGGCATCATCGAGAACTTCGCCGCGCTCCGGGCCGAGCTCGCCGAGCGTGGACACCGGCTGGAGTCCGAGACCGACACCGAGGTCGTCGCGCACCTGCTGGCCGAGCAGTTCTCGGCCACCGGCGACCTCGCGGAGGCCATGCGGCAGGTGTGCCGGCGCCTCGAAGGCGCGTTCACCCTGGTGGCCGTGCACGCCGACGAACCGGACGTGGTGGTCGGCGCGCGCCGGAACTCCCCCCTGGTGGTGGGCGTCGGCGAGGGGGAGAACTTCCTCGCCTCGGACGTCGCCGCGTTCATCGCCCACACGCGGTCCGCGATCGAGCTGGGGCAGGACCAGGTCGTCGAGCTCCGCCGGGAAGGGGTCACGGTCACCAACTTCGACGGTTCGGTCGCCTCCGTGCGGGCGTACCACGTGGACTGGGACGCCTCGGCGGCAGAGAAGGGGGGATACGACTACTTCATGCTCAAGGAGATCGCCGAGCAGCCGAAGGCCGTCGCCGACACCCTCCTGGGCAGGATCGACGGGAGCGGCTCGCTGAGCCTGGACGAGGTGCGCATCCCCGTCTCCGTGCTCAGGGAGGTGGACAAGGTCGTGATCGTGGCCTGCGGTACGGCCTACCACGCGGGCATGATCGCGAAGCTGGCCATCGAGCACTGGACCCGCATCCCGTGCGAGACGGAGCTGGCGAGCGAGTTCCGCTACCGCGACCCGATCCTGGACCAGCGGACGCTCGTCGTCGCGATCTCCCAGTCCGGCGAGACCATGGACACCCTGATGGCGCTGCGCCACGCGCGCGAGCAGGGCGCCAAGGTGCTGGCCATCTGCAACACGAACGGGTCGACGATCCCGCGCGAATCGGACGCCGTGCTCTACACGCACGCCGGTCCCGAGGTCGCCGTCGCCTCGACCAAGGCCTTCCTGACCCAGCTCGTGGCCTGCTACCTGGTCGCGCTGTACCTCGGGCAGGTCCGCGGCACCAAGTGGGGCGACGAGATCGAGGCGGTGATCCGCGAACTGTCGGACATCGCCGCCGCCGTGGACACCGTCCTGGAGACCATGGAGCCGGTACGGGAGCTCGCGCGGTCCCTCGCCGACAAGGACACCGTGCTCTTCCTCGGCCGGCACGTGGGCTACCCGGTGGCGCTGGAGGGCGCGCTCAAGCTCAAGGAGCTGGCGTACATGCACGCCGAGGGCTTCGCGGCGGGCGAGCTCAAGCACGGGCCGATCGCGCTCATCGAGAAGGACCTGCCGGTGGTCGTGGTCGTCCCCTCGCCGCGCGGCCGCTCGGTGCTCCACGACAAGATCGTGTCGAACATCCAGGAGATCCGGGCGCGCGGGGCGCGGACCATCGTGATCGCGGAGGAGGGCGACGAGGCGGTCGTCCCGTACGCGGACCACCTGATCCGCATCCCGGCGACGCCGACGCTGCTCCAGCCGCTGGTGGCGACGGTCCCGCTGCAGGTGTTCGCCTGCGAACTGGCCACGGCCCGCGGCAACGAGGTGGACCAGCCGCGTAACCTCGCAAAGTCCGTGACCGTGGAGTAG
- the coaA gene encoding type I pantothenate kinase, translating into MITSPPRSNTPEGATEHTGRDAQPPRTAHRRGPEASPYLDLTRAEWSALRERTPLPLTADEVERLRGLGDVIDLDEVRDVYLPLSRLLNLYVGATSNLRGTLNTFLGDAGNGHGSQAGTPFVIGVAGSVAVGKSTVARLLQALLARWPEHPRVELVTTDGFLYPMKELQRRGLTSRKGFPESYDRRALTRFVADIKAGKDEVRAPVYSHLIYDIVPGEELVVRRPDILIVEGLNVLQPALPGTDGRTRVALADYFDFSVYVDARPEDIERWYLNRFRKLRETAFQNPFSYFRKYTQVSEEEAMEYAQTMWRTINRPNLLENVAPTRGRATLVVRKGPDHKVQKLSLRKL; encoded by the coding sequence GTGATCACTTCGCCGCCACGAAGCAACACGCCCGAGGGTGCAACGGAGCACACCGGCCGGGACGCGCAGCCCCCGCGGACCGCGCACCGCCGCGGCCCCGAGGCCTCGCCCTACCTCGACCTCACCCGGGCCGAGTGGAGCGCCCTGCGCGAGCGGACGCCGCTGCCGCTGACCGCCGACGAGGTGGAACGCCTGCGCGGCCTCGGCGACGTCATCGACCTCGACGAGGTCCGCGACGTGTACCTGCCGCTGTCGCGCCTGCTGAACCTCTACGTCGGCGCCACCAGCAACCTCCGCGGCACCCTCAACACCTTTCTCGGCGACGCCGGCAACGGCCACGGTTCACAGGCGGGCACCCCCTTCGTCATAGGGGTCGCCGGCTCGGTCGCCGTCGGCAAGTCCACCGTGGCCCGCCTGCTCCAGGCACTGCTCGCCCGCTGGCCCGAGCACCCCCGCGTGGAGCTGGTCACCACCGACGGGTTCCTGTACCCGATGAAGGAGCTCCAGCGGCGCGGGCTCACCTCCCGCAAGGGCTTCCCCGAGTCCTACGACCGCCGCGCGCTCACCCGCTTCGTCGCCGACATCAAGGCCGGCAAGGACGAGGTGCGGGCCCCGGTCTACTCGCACCTGATCTACGACATCGTGCCGGGCGAGGAGCTCGTCGTACGCCGCCCGGACATCCTCATCGTCGAGGGCCTCAACGTGCTCCAGCCGGCGCTCCCCGGCACCGACGGCAGGACCCGCGTCGCCCTCGCCGACTACTTCGACTTCAGCGTGTACGTGGACGCCCGCCCGGAGGACATCGAGCGCTGGTACCTCAACCGCTTCCGGAAGCTGCGCGAGACCGCCTTCCAGAACCCGTTCTCGTACTTCCGCAAGTACACCCAGGTCTCCGAGGAGGAGGCCATGGAGTACGCGCAGACGATGTGGCGGACGATCAACCGGCCCAACCTGCTGGAGAACGTGGCCCCCACCCGCGGCCGCGCCACCCTCGTCGTCCGCAAGGGACCGGACCACAAGGTCCAGAAGCTGAGCCTCCGCAAGCTGTAG
- a CDS encoding holo-ACP synthase, with translation MIVGVGIDVAEIERFGAALERTPGLAGRLFVEAELTLPSGERRGTASLAARFAAKEALAKALGAPAGLLWTDAEVYVEDSGQPRLRVSGTVQARALALGVRSWHISLSHDAGVASAVVIAEG, from the coding sequence GTGATTGTCGGCGTCGGGATCGATGTGGCGGAGATCGAGCGGTTCGGGGCTGCGCTGGAGCGCACGCCGGGCCTGGCCGGGCGGCTGTTCGTCGAAGCCGAGCTGACGCTGCCGAGCGGCGAGCGGCGCGGCACCGCCTCGCTCGCCGCGCGGTTCGCCGCCAAGGAGGCGCTGGCCAAGGCGCTCGGCGCGCCCGCCGGCCTGCTGTGGACCGACGCCGAGGTCTACGTGGAGGACAGCGGGCAGCCCCGGCTGCGGGTGTCGGGGACGGTACAGGCGCGGGCACTGGCGCTGGGCGTGAGGTCCTGGCACATCTCGCTCAGCCACGACGCCGGTGTGGCCTCCGCGGTGGTGATCGCGGAGGGTTGA
- a CDS encoding DUF389 domain-containing protein, which produces MLHLRMITPHHLTDQVVELIDRTVGTTHLVVLAGAARDPAGDLVLCDVAREAADELLQEMRSLGIDKTGSIAVENIDLSISRRADAAEEEAPGEAADAVVWEQLAESTHEESTLTITYAAFMILATMIAACGVVLDNAVLIVGAMAVGPEFGPLAGICTGLVRRRPRLAWRSFVALAVGFTAAIVATTVFSLVMDFLGLFHEHLLENERPNTSFIWQPDPFSFVVALLAGVAGMLSLTSAKAGALVGVAISVTTVPAAANAAVALSYGDLGQMWGSGIQLALNLGGIILSGTLTLIAWKLLWRTQQNRMIRKPGAPRRPGGGAL; this is translated from the coding sequence ATGCTGCATCTGCGGATGATCACCCCGCACCACCTCACCGATCAGGTGGTGGAGCTGATCGACCGGACGGTCGGCACCACCCACCTGGTCGTCCTGGCCGGCGCCGCCCGCGACCCGGCGGGCGACCTCGTCCTCTGCGACGTCGCCCGCGAGGCGGCCGACGAGCTGCTCCAGGAGATGCGCTCCCTCGGCATCGACAAGACCGGTTCGATCGCCGTCGAGAACATCGACCTGTCGATCTCCCGGCGCGCCGACGCGGCGGAGGAGGAGGCTCCGGGCGAGGCGGCCGACGCGGTGGTCTGGGAGCAGCTCGCCGAGTCGACGCACGAGGAGTCCACCCTCACCATCACCTACGCCGCCTTCATGATCCTGGCGACGATGATCGCGGCGTGCGGTGTGGTGCTCGACAACGCCGTGCTGATCGTGGGCGCGATGGCGGTCGGCCCCGAGTTCGGCCCGCTCGCCGGCATCTGCACCGGGCTGGTGCGGCGCAGGCCCCGACTGGCCTGGCGCTCGTTCGTCGCGCTGGCGGTCGGTTTCACGGCGGCGATCGTCGCGACGACGGTCTTCAGCCTGGTCATGGACTTCCTCGGCCTCTTCCACGAGCACCTGCTGGAGAACGAACGGCCGAACACCAGCTTCATCTGGCAGCCCGACCCGTTCTCGTTCGTCGTGGCGCTGCTCGCGGGCGTGGCCGGCATGCTCTCGCTGACGTCCGCGAAGGCCGGCGCCCTGGTCGGCGTGGCGATCTCCGTGACCACCGTCCCGGCGGCCGCCAACGCCGCCGTGGCCCTCAGCTACGGCGACCTCGGCCAGATGTGGGGCTCCGGCATCCAGCTGGCGCTCAACCTCGGCGGGATCATCCTCTCGGGAACGCTCACGCTCATCGCCTGGAAACTGCTGTGGCGCACCCAGCAGAACCGGATGATCCGGAAGCCGGGTGCGCCACGCAGACCTGGTGGAGGCGCCCTCTAG
- the glmM gene encoding phosphoglucosamine mutase, with the protein MGRLFGTDGVRGVANADLTAELALGLSVAAAHVLAEAGTFEGHRATAVVGRDPRASGEFLEAAVVAGLASAGVDVLRVGVLPTPAVAYLTGALGADLGVMLSASHNAMPDNGIKFFARGGHKLADELEDRIESVYEEHRTGAPWDRPTGSGVGRVSDYTEGFEKYVSHLIGVLPNRLDGLKIVLDEAHGAAAYVSPEAFARAGAEIVTIGAEPDGLNINDGCGSTHLGLLKAAVVEHGADFGIAHDGDADRCLAVDGSGAEIDGDQILAVLALAMREAGQLRENTVVGTVMSNLGFKLAMEGEGIQVVQTGVGDRYVLESMKEHGYALGGEQSGHVIILDHATTGDGTLTGLLLAARVAATGKSLAELAGVMQRLPQVLINVPDVDKSRVSTSAELALAVTDAERELGTTGRVLLRSSGTEPLVRVMVEAADIEQARAVAGRLADAVKSALG; encoded by the coding sequence GTGGGACGACTCTTCGGGACGGACGGTGTACGCGGCGTTGCCAACGCGGATCTGACGGCGGAGCTCGCGCTCGGCCTCTCCGTGGCGGCTGCCCACGTACTTGCCGAGGCGGGCACCTTCGAAGGCCACCGGGCGACCGCGGTGGTCGGCCGGGACCCCCGGGCCTCCGGCGAATTCCTCGAGGCCGCGGTCGTGGCCGGCCTGGCGAGCGCGGGCGTGGACGTCCTGCGCGTCGGTGTGCTGCCCACCCCGGCGGTGGCGTATCTCACCGGTGCGCTGGGTGCCGACCTCGGCGTGATGCTCTCCGCCAGCCACAACGCCATGCCCGACAACGGCATCAAGTTCTTCGCCCGCGGCGGCCACAAGCTCGCCGACGAGCTGGAGGACCGCATCGAGTCCGTCTACGAGGAGCACCGCACCGGTGCCCCCTGGGACCGGCCCACCGGTTCCGGCGTCGGCCGCGTCTCGGACTACACCGAGGGCTTCGAGAAGTACGTCTCGCACCTCATCGGCGTCCTCCCGAACCGTCTCGACGGCCTGAAGATCGTCCTCGACGAGGCGCACGGCGCGGCCGCCTACGTGTCGCCCGAGGCGTTCGCCCGGGCCGGCGCGGAGATCGTCACGATCGGCGCCGAGCCGGACGGCCTGAACATCAACGACGGCTGCGGCTCCACCCACCTCGGCCTGCTGAAGGCGGCCGTGGTCGAGCACGGCGCCGACTTCGGCATCGCGCACGACGGCGACGCGGACCGCTGCCTGGCCGTGGACGGCAGTGGCGCAGAGATCGACGGCGACCAGATCCTCGCGGTGCTGGCGCTGGCCATGCGCGAGGCCGGCCAACTGCGCGAGAACACCGTGGTCGGCACCGTGATGTCCAACCTGGGCTTCAAGCTGGCCATGGAGGGCGAGGGCATCCAGGTCGTGCAGACCGGGGTCGGCGACCGGTACGTGCTGGAGTCGATGAAGGAGCACGGCTACGCGCTCGGCGGCGAGCAGTCCGGCCACGTGATCATCCTCGACCACGCGACCACCGGCGACGGCACGCTGACCGGCCTGCTGCTCGCGGCGCGCGTCGCGGCCACCGGCAAGTCCCTCGCCGAGCTGGCGGGCGTCATGCAGCGGCTGCCGCAGGTCCTGATCAACGTCCCCGACGTGGACAAGTCCCGGGTCTCCACCTCCGCCGAGCTGGCGCTCGCGGTGACCGATGCCGAGCGCGAGCTGGGCACCACCGGACGGGTGCTGCTGCGTTCGTCCGGTACGGAGCCGCTCGTACGGGTGATGGTCGAGGCCGCCGACATCGAGCAGGCCCGCGCCGTCGCCGGCCGGCTCGCGGACGCCGTGAAGTCGGCGCTCGGCTAG
- the rplM gene encoding 50S ribosomal protein L13, which translates to MRTFSPKPGDISRQWLVIDAQDVVLGRLATQAAALLKGKHKPTYAPHMDMGDFVVIINADKVHLSGNKASQKMAYRHSGFPGGLRSVRYDDLLANNPEKAVEKAVKGMLPKNTLGRQMLSKLKVYSGDQHPHAAQQPVPFEITQVAQ; encoded by the coding sequence GTGCGTACGTTCAGCCCCAAGCCCGGCGACATCTCGCGCCAGTGGCTCGTCATCGACGCCCAGGACGTCGTCCTCGGCCGTCTGGCGACCCAGGCCGCTGCCCTCCTGAAGGGCAAGCACAAGCCGACCTATGCCCCTCACATGGACATGGGTGACTTCGTCGTCATCATCAACGCCGACAAGGTCCACCTGTCCGGCAACAAGGCCTCCCAGAAGATGGCCTACCGCCACTCCGGCTTCCCGGGCGGTCTGCGCTCCGTGCGCTACGACGACCTGCTGGCGAACAACCCGGAGAAGGCCGTCGAGAAGGCCGTCAAGGGCATGCTCCCCAAGAACACCCTGGGCCGTCAGATGCTCTCGAAGCTGAAGGTCTACTCGGGCGACCAGCACCCCCACGCTGCCCAGCAGCCGGTGCCGTTCGAGATCACCCAGGTCGCGCAGTAG
- a CDS encoding NAD(P)H-hydrate dehydratase, protein MRTAYSVETVRAAERELMARLPEGALMLRAAAGLAAVCAGLLTRRRGRVYGARVVLLVGPGDNGGDALYAGARLARRGAGVTAVPMDPERMHTGGLAALRAAGGRVEQAVPQRADLVVDGLLGIGGRGGLRPAGAALAERIPPGVPVVAVDLPSGVDADTGEVAGPAVTADVTVTFGAYKPGLLIDPGATRAGAVHLVDIGLELPEPEVEALQHADVAGLLPQPTASSDKYRRGVVGIVAGSAQYPGAAVLAVAGALRGGAGAVRYVGPAADSVLARYPETLIGPGRVQAWVIGPGLGEGRVGEVADLLAGDTAVLVDADGLRGLDPAVLRARTAPTLLTPHAGEAAALLGVSRESVEAGRLAAVRRLAERYGATVLLKGSTTLVASAGGRPVRVNPTGTPWLATAGSGDVLSGLAGSLLAGGLSGADAGAVGAYLHGLAARRTGGPLLAHQVAEALPSAWRDTRS, encoded by the coding sequence ATGCGTACTGCTTACAGCGTGGAGACCGTACGGGCCGCCGAACGGGAGCTGATGGCCCGGCTGCCGGAGGGCGCCCTGATGCTGCGGGCGGCGGCCGGGCTGGCCGCCGTGTGCGCGGGCCTGCTGACGCGGCGGCGCGGCCGGGTCTACGGGGCGCGCGTCGTGCTCCTCGTCGGCCCCGGCGACAACGGCGGCGACGCCCTGTACGCCGGCGCACGGCTGGCGCGCCGCGGGGCCGGGGTGACGGCCGTGCCGATGGACCCCGAACGGATGCACACGGGCGGGCTGGCCGCGCTGCGGGCCGCCGGCGGTCGGGTGGAGCAGGCCGTACCGCAGCGGGCGGACCTGGTGGTGGACGGGCTGCTCGGGATCGGCGGGCGGGGCGGGCTGCGGCCCGCCGGCGCCGCACTGGCGGAGCGGATCCCGCCGGGGGTCCCCGTGGTCGCCGTGGACCTGCCCAGCGGGGTGGACGCCGACACCGGGGAGGTGGCGGGACCGGCCGTCACGGCCGACGTGACGGTGACCTTCGGGGCGTACAAACCGGGTCTGCTGATCGACCCCGGAGCCACCCGCGCGGGCGCGGTGCACCTCGTGGACATCGGTCTGGAGCTGCCGGAGCCCGAGGTGGAGGCCCTCCAGCACGCGGACGTCGCCGGGCTGCTGCCGCAGCCGACGGCGTCGAGCGACAAGTACCGGCGCGGCGTCGTCGGGATCGTCGCCGGATCGGCGCAGTACCCCGGAGCGGCGGTGCTGGCCGTCGCGGGAGCCCTCCGCGGCGGCGCGGGGGCGGTGCGCTACGTCGGCCCGGCGGCGGACTCCGTCCTGGCGCGCTACCCCGAGACGCTGATCGGGCCCGGACGGGTACAGGCGTGGGTGATCGGCCCGGGCCTGGGGGAGGGGCGCGTCGGCGAGGTCGCGGACCTGCTCGCGGGGGACACGGCGGTACTGGTCGACGCGGACGGGCTGCGCGGTCTGGACCCGGCGGTGCTGCGCGCGCGGACGGCACCGACCCTGCTGACCCCGCACGCGGGGGAGGCGGCGGCGCTGCTCGGGGTGTCGCGGGAGTCGGTGGAGGCGGGCCGGCTGGCGGCCGTACGGCGGCTGGCGGAGCGGTACGGGGCGACGGTCCTGCTGAAGGGTTCGACGACGCTGGTCGCCTCCGCCGGCGGCCGGCCGGTCCGGGTGAACCCGACGGGAACGCCGTGGCTGGCGACCGCGGGCAGCGGGGACGTGCTGTCCGGACTGGCCGGGTCCCTCCTGGCGGGCGGACTGTCCGGCGCGGACGCCGGCGCGGTGGGCGCGTACCTCCACGGCCTGGCGGC
- the rpsI gene encoding 30S ribosomal protein S9, translating to MAETTAETTVEEFEGNVEEYTSESEVVVEGDYTSESLAGRFGDPQPAAGLGRRKNAIARVRIVPGTGKWKINGRTLEDYFPNKVHQQEVNEPFKLLELDGRYDVIARISGGGVSGQAGALRLGVARALNEADVDNNRPALKKAGFLSRDDRAVERKKAGLKKARKAPQYSKR from the coding sequence GTGGCCGAGACCACCGCCGAGACGACCGTCGAAGAGTTCGAGGGCAACGTCGAGGAGTACACCAGCGAGTCTGAGGTCGTCGTCGAGGGCGACTACACCTCCGAGTCCCTTGCCGGTCGCTTCGGCGACCCCCAGCCGGCCGCCGGCCTGGGCCGTCGCAAGAACGCCATCGCCCGCGTCCGGATCGTTCCGGGCACCGGCAAGTGGAAGATCAACGGTCGCACCCTTGAGGACTACTTCCCCAACAAGGTGCACCAGCAGGAAGTCAACGAGCCCTTCAAGCTCCTCGAGCTTGACGGCCGCTACGACGTCATCGCCCGCATCTCGGGTGGCGGCGTCTCCGGCCAGGCCGGCGCCCTGCGCCTGGGTGTGGCCCGTGCGCTGAACGAGGCGGACGTGGACAACAACCGCCCGGCGCTGAAGAAGGCCGGCTTCCTCTCCCGCGACGACCGTGCGGTCGAGCGCAAGAAGGCCGGTCTCAAGAAGGCCCGTAAGGCTCCGCAGTACAGCAAGCGTTAA
- a CDS encoding glycosyltransferase family 87 protein: MGLRPGIWLMRWEATAPGNRLVAWLLRPAPRSWRVLSLAVLLGICVSTSLRANWGSDNAFVVKAAQTLLEGGSPYEDKRFLYLPSAVLMAVPEALVPRGVLRWILPVGMAGLLGVGWLASLRLFSVPLRSRFAVGGLAVFALAYKPWANLVLIGNWTAVSAAALPVALLLAHRRSWGTAGLVVGLAIACKPMLVPIGLLFLLARRWRGLAAAVLVPLGISLAGALLMPSPSLFFTKTLPFLLQGQDAYALPWDASPIAVLPRLGVPQPLAVLVAFAGAAAGLWAAWARWRRTEQDADRGELRLVETACMVMLAAFLVSRPSFDHYLLVVLPLLLASAVRPGSMPRSPWFWLALTPQLALVPWPSELAHKRRAFKDCATLCGLAFVLARRALRSDRVTLEPVTTAGSPPRTEPECAATPAESASRTAF, translated from the coding sequence GTGGGCCTGAGGCCTGGCATCTGGCTCATGAGGTGGGAGGCCACGGCCCCGGGGAACCGGCTGGTCGCGTGGCTGCTGCGGCCGGCCCCCCGGTCCTGGCGGGTGCTCTCCCTGGCGGTGCTCCTCGGGATCTGCGTCTCCACGAGCCTGCGGGCGAACTGGGGCTCGGACAACGCCTTCGTCGTCAAGGCGGCGCAGACGCTGCTGGAGGGCGGGTCGCCGTACGAGGACAAGCGCTTCCTCTACCTGCCCAGCGCCGTGCTCATGGCGGTGCCGGAGGCGCTGGTGCCGCGGGGGGTGCTGCGCTGGATCCTGCCGGTCGGGATGGCGGGGCTGCTGGGCGTCGGCTGGCTGGCCTCCCTGCGGCTGTTCTCGGTGCCGCTGCGCTCGCGCTTCGCGGTCGGCGGGCTGGCCGTGTTCGCCCTCGCCTACAAGCCGTGGGCGAACCTGGTGCTGATCGGCAACTGGACGGCCGTCTCGGCGGCCGCGCTGCCCGTGGCGCTGCTGCTCGCGCACCGGCGGTCGTGGGGGACGGCGGGGCTGGTGGTCGGGCTGGCCATCGCCTGCAAGCCGATGCTGGTGCCGATCGGGCTGCTGTTCCTGCTCGCCCGCCGGTGGCGGGGGCTGGCCGCGGCCGTGCTGGTGCCGCTGGGGATCTCGCTGGCCGGGGCGCTGCTGATGCCGAGCCCGTCGCTGTTCTTCACCAAGACCCTGCCGTTCCTGCTCCAGGGGCAGGACGCGTACGCGCTGCCCTGGGACGCCTCGCCGATAGCGGTGCTGCCGCGCCTGGGGGTGCCGCAGCCGCTGGCGGTGCTGGTGGCCTTCGCCGGGGCCGCGGCCGGGCTGTGGGCCGCCTGGGCGCGGTGGCGGCGTACCGAGCAGGACGCCGACCGGGGCGAGCTGCGTCTCGTGGAGACCGCCTGCATGGTGATGCTCGCCGCATTCCTGGTGTCGCGGCCGTCCTTCGACCACTACCTGCTCGTGGTGCTGCCGCTGCTGCTGGCCTCGGCGGTACGGCCGGGCTCGATGCCCCGCTCGCCCTGGTTCTGGCTGGCGTTGACGCCCCAGCTGGCCCTGGTCCCGTGGCCCTCGGAGCTGGCCCACAAACGGCGCGCCTTCAAGGACTGCGCCACCCTGTGCGGGCTCGCGTTCGTGCTGGCGCGTCGTGCGTTGCGCTCAGATCGGGTTACTCTTGAGCCCGTAACAACTGCGGGGTCCCCACCCAGGACCGAACCGGAGTGCGCCGCGACGCCAGCAGAATCGGCATCGCGGACCGCGTTTTGA